The sequence ATCTCTTAGCGACTCACAAACCTCGATGGCAGCTCTCAATTCTAAGATTTGCTTCTCGACCATGGTCTTATCACAAGTGAGCATCTCTTCGCAATGCTCACCGATCCTCAGTTTTTGCAGTTGTTGCAGATTAGGCAAGCCTTCGAGAAACAGTACACGCTCAATGAGCTTGTCCGCATGTTTCATATCCTGAATGGATTTTTTATAAGACTTATGATTCAGCTCTTCGAAGCCCCAGTTCTTATACATACGGGCATGGAGAAAATACTGATTGATGGCAGTCAGTTCGAAAGTGAGAATATTATTGAGCTGACCGAGTACCTGAGGTTGACCTTTCATCTCTGCGTCCCTTAATTGTGAAACTTGATTCAAATCAAGTCACAGAGACTATTACAGAAAAGATTAAAATGCAATTACCGTTACATTTCAACAACTTAGAAATGAAAAGCATTCTTATTTGCATTCTTTTTAACGACAGTTTTTAGGAACTATTAGCGTGTTAGGGAAAGTTCATGAGAAACAGTTTTTGAATTCAGTGTCAGGATGTAAAATATGATGGCTAGATGCAAGTTAGTCTGATTTGCACTCAGTTAAAAAATCTCGATATCATCATCAAACTTCTTCTCGCTAAGGGCGCCACGCGAGACCAAATCTTCATAAACCTCGATACGATTCCGCCCCGTCTCCTTGATGTAATACAGGGCTTGATCGGCCTGAATCAACAAAGTATTGGCCTGCTTGTCAGAGCAAATCTGGGTTATCCCCATAGATACAGTGAGCCGAACCTTTTCACCGTGAAAACGATAGAGGCTATCACTAAATT is a genomic window of Shewanella psychrophila containing:
- the bfr gene encoding bacterioferritin; this translates as MKGQPQVLGQLNNILTFELTAINQYFLHARMYKNWGFEELNHKSYKKSIQDMKHADKLIERVLFLEGLPNLQQLQKLRIGEHCEEMLTCDKTMVEKQILELRAAIEVCESLRDYVSRDLLADLLEDEEEHLDWIESQQELISLTGMQNFLQSKINK